One Antiquaquibacter oligotrophicus genomic region harbors:
- a CDS encoding AI-2E family transporter, protein MKIHNAFRLGLLGGLGVLVAIAIGGTLVSLATILTYVGAALFLALGLDPVVSWLQRHKFPRPLAILTVLVGVLAVFAGLILAIIPVISDQVDRAIRTVPGFVNSFFDGTARKAIQDALPWLNVDDALQGVQQWLNDLDPTQIGGGVLTVGIGIATGITGAIIVLILTLYFVSSLGSLKRGIYRLVPASKRPKFIDLAEQTSTAVGRFVSGQFLLALSNGVLSFIFLTFIFPAFNIPVTYSALLAFIAFLASLIPLVGTVSGAAVITLLVLLFDGAPSVFVVGIYYLVYMQLEAYFLSPRIMSQAVKIPGAVVVIAALAGGTLLGILGALIAIPVAAGIMLVIDQVVVPRQEEL, encoded by the coding sequence ATGAAGATTCACAACGCGTTCCGCTTGGGTCTGTTGGGCGGCCTCGGCGTACTCGTCGCCATCGCTATCGGCGGCACGCTCGTGTCGCTCGCGACGATTCTCACGTACGTCGGAGCGGCGCTGTTCCTGGCCCTCGGACTCGACCCCGTGGTCAGCTGGCTGCAGCGCCACAAGTTCCCGCGCCCCCTGGCCATCCTGACCGTGCTTGTCGGTGTGCTTGCCGTCTTCGCTGGGCTCATCCTCGCGATCATCCCGGTGATCAGCGATCAGGTGGATCGCGCGATCCGCACGGTCCCGGGCTTCGTGAACTCGTTCTTCGACGGGACAGCGCGCAAGGCGATTCAGGACGCGTTGCCCTGGCTCAACGTTGACGACGCGTTGCAAGGTGTCCAGCAGTGGCTGAACGACCTCGATCCGACCCAGATCGGCGGCGGAGTCTTGACCGTCGGTATCGGTATCGCGACGGGAATCACGGGTGCGATCATCGTGCTCATCCTCACCCTGTACTTCGTGTCGTCGCTCGGGAGTCTCAAACGCGGCATCTACCGTCTCGTACCGGCCTCCAAGCGCCCGAAGTTCATCGACCTCGCCGAGCAGACGAGCACGGCCGTTGGTCGATTCGTCAGCGGGCAGTTCCTCCTCGCACTGTCCAACGGTGTGCTGTCGTTCATCTTCCTGACGTTCATCTTCCCGGCCTTCAACATCCCGGTTACCTACTCGGCGCTTCTCGCCTTCATCGCCTTCCTCGCCTCGCTCATACCGCTGGTCGGTACCGTCTCGGGCGCCGCCGTGATCACCCTTCTCGTGCTCCTGTTCGACGGAGCGCCCTCGGTGTTTGTGGTCGGCATCTACTACCTCGTGTACATGCAGCTCGAGGCGTACTTCCTGAGCCCACGCATCATGTCCCAGGCGGTGAAGATCCCCGGTGCCGTTGTTGTGATCGCAGCACTCGCGGGCGGCACGCTGCTCGGCATCCTCGGCGCACTCATCGCCATTCCCGTGGCGGCGGGCATCATGCTCGTCATCGACCAGGTCGTTGTGCCACGGCAGGAAGAGCTCTAG
- a CDS encoding alpha/beta hydrolase → MTIEIRGGTVLPARRENIELHTEDGLTLVGELALPAAAEPVATIVALHPLPTAGGFMDSHIIRKAAARLPALADVAVLRFNFRGVTSPRGTSEGAFGHGVDERLDLAAAMDFVAERGLPNPWLVGWSFGTEVTLKYGLEHPIVGAILLSPPLHRTSAEEVAAWAGSGKRLVALIPELDDYLRPDEAAQRFSSVPELEFVAVEGGKHLWVGEEQTYRVLTEIVARLNPGVLPLPREWDGDLV, encoded by the coding sequence ATGACTATCGAAATCCGGGGCGGTACCGTGCTGCCCGCGCGCCGCGAGAACATCGAGCTCCACACCGAGGACGGGTTGACCCTCGTCGGCGAGCTTGCACTCCCCGCCGCCGCGGAACCGGTTGCGACGATCGTTGCGCTACATCCGCTTCCCACTGCTGGCGGGTTCATGGACTCGCACATCATCCGCAAGGCGGCGGCACGGCTTCCTGCCTTGGCGGATGTCGCTGTGCTGCGCTTCAACTTCCGTGGCGTGACCTCGCCGCGAGGCACGTCGGAGGGGGCGTTCGGGCACGGAGTAGACGAGCGACTCGATCTCGCTGCCGCCATGGATTTTGTGGCTGAGCGCGGCCTCCCCAATCCGTGGCTCGTTGGTTGGTCGTTCGGCACGGAGGTCACTCTCAAGTACGGTCTCGAGCATCCGATTGTTGGAGCGATTCTCCTGTCGCCCCCGCTGCATCGCACCAGCGCGGAGGAAGTCGCCGCGTGGGCCGGCAGCGGCAAGCGTCTCGTCGCCCTCATCCCGGAACTCGACGACTATCTTCGCCCGGACGAGGCCGCCCAGCGTTTTTCGTCGGTGCCGGAGTTGGAGTTCGTGGCCGTTGAGGGCGGCAAGCACCTGTGGGTCGGGGAGGAGCAGACCTACCGCGTGCTCACCGAGATTGTGGCGCGACTGAACCCTGGTGTTCTGCCTCTCCCACGAGAGTGGGACGGCGACCTCGTCTAG
- a CDS encoding coiled-coil domain-containing protein → MAAGDTDFGTEMRGYRKDEVEAAIRSLRADLSKAEAELSKAVADRTESAKEVKRLLAVNEDLQAELDETGSPTYSGLGTKLESTLRVAEEQSTRLIAQADIDAEKMRSTVAADVAKQRADAAAEAERLVAEASDRASTLVADATLEAEAHLTRARSESETLTRDAQREAAAIRSAATTEVAEVRATAAREVAALRSDAEREAAELRESAAREERAAREMASALKRDSELGRKKLDEELTTKRADLERDLEQGRTDLARDIESGKAALEAEITTRRAELDNEITAAREKLENDTVAAEERLRAETEAAQAKLAADTAASTAALEAEAEATRAALEAETTQVRTSLEAEVSSTREALAAEVESTRSALAAEVGAQRTEIDNEVQSKRITIDNEVESKRTEIDNEVESKRTEIDNEVESKRTALENEVDTRRTALESEISAARAELEQETVASRTALEREAATTRAALERETADARSALEKDTADARIALEKETADARNDLERQAAEAQVALNAEMAQLRGELTADIAEKRTALEAEITQARAALAHDIEKQTADLERDIARRRAELASETETTNAELQHLRDETRTTLAHEAEEARTALELEITTRRDEAEQAALKAQTEASEQLGAYLAEAQAQLAEATEQARVARDEAERLTTESSDAARKRLAESETKAAELVAHAEARAKTILEEAERRSATLTADAEERLAKIRAERETVAGYLENLKGVLQQAEFMSADQ, encoded by the coding sequence ATGGCTGCCGGCGACACCGATTTCGGGACCGAGATGCGGGGCTACCGCAAAGACGAGGTGGAGGCCGCGATCCGGTCGTTGCGTGCCGACCTCTCCAAGGCGGAGGCCGAGCTGTCGAAGGCTGTCGCCGATCGCACCGAATCCGCGAAAGAGGTCAAGCGCCTCCTCGCGGTGAACGAAGACCTCCAGGCCGAGCTCGACGAGACGGGCAGCCCGACCTATAGCGGTCTCGGCACCAAGCTCGAGAGCACGCTCCGTGTCGCAGAGGAGCAGTCGACCCGACTCATCGCACAGGCCGACATTGATGCCGAAAAAATGCGCAGCACCGTTGCTGCAGATGTGGCGAAGCAGCGCGCGGATGCCGCGGCGGAGGCCGAGCGGCTTGTTGCCGAGGCATCCGATCGTGCCTCGACGCTTGTCGCCGACGCCACGCTCGAGGCTGAGGCGCACCTCACACGCGCCCGCAGCGAGTCGGAGACGCTGACACGGGATGCTCAGCGCGAGGCGGCCGCGATTCGGAGCGCCGCGACGACCGAGGTGGCCGAAGTGCGGGCCACCGCGGCCCGTGAGGTGGCAGCTCTGCGTTCGGACGCCGAGCGCGAAGCCGCGGAGCTCCGCGAGAGCGCCGCACGCGAGGAGCGGGCCGCACGCGAGATGGCGTCGGCGCTCAAGCGCGACTCCGAATTGGGGCGCAAGAAGCTCGACGAGGAGCTCACGACCAAACGTGCCGATCTCGAGCGCGACCTCGAGCAGGGCCGCACAGACCTGGCTCGCGACATCGAGTCGGGTAAGGCTGCCCTCGAGGCCGAGATCACAACGAGGCGTGCCGAGCTCGACAACGAGATCACGGCGGCGCGCGAGAAGCTCGAGAACGACACCGTGGCCGCGGAGGAAAGACTCCGCGCCGAGACGGAGGCGGCGCAGGCGAAGCTGGCCGCGGATACCGCTGCCTCGACGGCCGCGCTCGAAGCCGAGGCCGAAGCGACCCGGGCGGCCCTGGAGGCGGAGACCACACAGGTTCGCACGTCGCTCGAGGCAGAGGTGTCGTCGACGCGGGAGGCTCTCGCGGCCGAAGTCGAATCCACACGGTCGGCTTTGGCCGCCGAGGTGGGCGCTCAGCGCACCGAGATCGACAACGAGGTCCAGTCCAAGCGCATCACCATCGACAACGAGGTCGAATCCAAGCGCACCGAGATTGACAATGAGGTTGAGTCCAAGCGCACCGAGATCGACAACGAAGTGGAGTCCAAGCGCACGGCGTTGGAGAACGAGGTCGACACGCGCCGTACCGCCCTCGAGAGTGAGATCAGCGCCGCACGTGCAGAGCTCGAGCAAGAGACGGTCGCCTCACGCACCGCCCTGGAACGCGAGGCTGCGACAACTCGCGCCGCACTCGAACGCGAGACGGCCGACGCTCGCTCGGCGCTCGAGAAGGACACCGCCGATGCTCGCATCGCCCTCGAGAAGGAAACAGCGGACGCTCGCAACGATCTGGAGCGCCAGGCAGCGGAGGCGCAGGTCGCGCTCAACGCCGAAATGGCCCAGCTCCGGGGCGAACTCACGGCAGACATCGCCGAGAAGCGCACGGCGCTCGAAGCCGAGATCACGCAAGCGCGTGCTGCACTCGCGCACGACATCGAGAAGCAAACGGCGGACCTCGAACGGGACATCGCACGCCGTCGCGCGGAGCTCGCGAGCGAGACGGAGACCACCAACGCCGAACTCCAGCACCTGCGAGACGAGACACGCACGACCCTCGCCCACGAGGCGGAGGAGGCGCGCACGGCCCTAGAACTCGAGATCACCACGCGCAGGGACGAGGCAGAGCAGGCGGCACTCAAGGCTCAGACGGAAGCATCCGAGCAGCTCGGCGCCTACCTCGCGGAAGCACAGGCGCAGCTCGCCGAAGCCACAGAGCAGGCACGTGTGGCGCGCGACGAGGCAGAGCGCCTCACAACCGAGTCGTCGGATGCCGCGCGCAAACGCCTCGCTGAGTCTGAGACGAAGGCAGCCGAGCTTGTCGCGCACGCCGAGGCACGCGCGAAGACCATCCTCGAGGAGGCGGAACGCCGCAGTGCCACGCTCACCGCGGACGCCGAGGAACGCCTCGCGAAGATACGTGCCGAACGGGAGACAGTAGCCGGTTACCTCGAGAATCTCAAGGGTGTACTGCAGCAAGCGGAGTTCATGTCTGCTGACCAGTAG